CGGTGGCCATTCCGACCGAGCCCCGCGCGTGGCCGCGAGGCGAGCAGCCGCGCCTGGCGGGAGTGAGCGCGTTCGGCATCAGCGGCACCAACGCACACGTCATCCTGCAGGAGCCGCCCGTGCAGGCTCCTCAACCTCCGCTGCCCGCACGGGGCGCGGAGCTCCTCGTGCTCTCGGCGCGTGGGCCGGAAGCGCTCCGGGCGATGGCCGGGAGTTACGCGCGCTGGTTCGCGGAGCATCCGGACGTGGCGCTTCGCGAGGCCTGTGCCACGGCGGCCCTGTCGCGCACCCATCATGATCACCGCCTCGCGCTCGTGGGCCGCACGCATGCCGGGCTCGTGGAGACGCTGGAGGCGTTCTCGCGCGGAGAGCCAGTCCCGGGGGCCACCATCGGCCGCAAGTCGGGGTCGGCTCGCCGTCGCGTGGTCTTCGTGTTCCCCGGCCAGGGCTCTCAGTGGTTGGGCATGGGCCGGAAACTCCTCGTGGAGGAGCCTGCGTTCCGTACCGCGCTGGAGCGTTGCGACGAGGCCATCCGGACCTGCGCGGGCTTCAGCGTCCTCGAGCAGCTCGCGGCCGATGAGGGCCGCGGCCGTCTCCATGAGATCGATGTCATCCAGCCCGTGCTCTTCGCCATGGAGGTGGCGCTGGCGGAGCTGTGGCGCTCGTGGGGCATCGAGCCGGACGCGGTGGTGGGGCACAGCATGGGCGAGGTCGCCGCGGCGCACGTGGCCGGCACGCTGAGCCTGGAGGACGCCGCGAGGGTCATCTGCCGCCGCAGCCGGCTGCTGCGCGGCGTGAGTGGCCAGGGCTCCATGCTCCTGGTGGACCTGACGATGGAGGAGGCGAAGCAGGCCCTGCGGGGCTTCGAGGCTCGTGTCTCCGTCGCGGTGAGCAACAGCGTGCGGTCCACCGTCCTCTCGGGCGAGCCCGCGGCGCTCGAGGAGATCTCCGGCCACCTCAAGCAGCGGGACGTCTTCTGCCGCTTCGTGAAGGTGGACGTCGCGTCGCACAGCCCGCAGATGGACCCGCTGCGGCCGGAACTGCTCGCGGCCCTCCAGGGCATCGCGCCGCGCGCGGCTCGCGTCCCCATCTGCTCGACGGTGACGGGGGCGATGACGGATGGCGCGGCGTTCGACGCCAGCTACTGGGTCGACAACCTGCGGGAGCCGGTGTTGTTCTCGAAGGCGATCGAGCGGCTCGCGGTCGAGGGTCATGACATCTTCATCGAGCTGAGCCCACACCCCATCCTCCTGCCCGCCGTCGAGCAGCATCTGCGGCACCTCGGGCGCGAGGGCGCGGTGCTGCCGTCGCTCCGGCGTGAGGAGGACGAGCGGGGCTCGATGCTCTCCTCGCTGGGGGCGCTGTACGCCCTGGGGCACGAGGTGGACCTCCAGCGTCAGCACCCGGTGCGCGGCCGGCGGGTGGCGCTGCCCACCTACCCGTGGCAGGGCGAGCGCTTCTGGGTCGAGGCGCCAGCGCGTGCGCGCCGGGCCCGGGAGGCCGGACACCACCCGTTGCTGGGCACCCACCTGGTGCTGGCGGGGCAGGAGGGCTCGCACCTGTGGCAGACGGAGCTCTCCGCGGACAGCCCGGCGTACCTCGAGGACCATTGCGTGCACGGTGAGGTGGTCCTCCCCGGCGCCGCCTATCTCGAGATGGCGCTGGCGGGGGCGGCGGAGGCGCTGGGCCCGGCGAGCCGTGCGCTCGAGGACGTGATCTTCCAGGAGATGATGGTGCTGCCTCGCGAGGAGGCCCTCGCGGTGCAGATGAGCTTCGCGCCGGACGAGACCGGAGCGCCGCGCTTTCGGGTCTTCAGCCGGCCGGCGGAGGCGCGTGGGGCCTGGACGCTGCACGCCGAGGGGCGGATCCGTGAATGCGCCGGGGCGGAAACCTTCGCGCTCGAGGAGGCGCGGGGGCGGTGCACGGAGCGCATGGACGGCGAGACGCACTACCAGTTCATGCAGGAGCGAGGCGTCGACTTCGGTCCGAGCTTCCGCGTGTTGAAGGAGCTGTGGAAGGCGCCGGGGGAGGCGATCGCTCGCCTCGAGCTGCCGTCCCCGGTGGCCTCGGAGATGGGGGTCCATCAGCTCCACCCGGCGCTGCTGGATGCCTGCTTCCAGGTCATCAACGGGGCGGGATTGGGCGAGCGGCGGGGCGAGACGTTCGTTCCGATGGCGGTCGAGAGCCTCCGCGTTCACGGGCGCCCGGGCCGTGCGCTGTGGGGACACGCGCTCGTCCGGTCCGGCACGAGCAGCGGGGCGGGCACGGTCGAAGCGGACGTGACCCTGCTCGATGGGGACGGCCGCGTCCTGATGGAGGCCAGGGGCCTGATGTGCCGGCGCCTGGATGCGGTGCGGCGGCGCTCCGCGGACGAGATCGACCGGTGGATGTACCTGGTCGACTGGCAGGAGGAGCCGCGCGTGGAAGCCGCGCCCTCCACGGAGTCCGCGCAAGGGGCATGGCTCGTGCTCGCGGACCGTCAGGGCTTCGGCAGGACGCTGCAGGCGGTGCTGCGCGAGCGTGGCGGGTCCTGTGTCCTGGTTTCCCACGGGGAGACGTCGCGCCTCGTCGAGCCGGGCCACTACGTGGTCGATCCGTCGCGGACGGAGGGGTTCACGCGGATTCTCGAAGCCGAGTTCGGCCCCGGGAAGCCGGCGTGCCGCGGCGTCGTGCATCTCTTCAGCCTCGACGCGCCTCGGCCCGAGGAGGGGCCGGAGGCCTTGGAGCGGGCACGGTCGCTGGGGGTCGGGAGCGCGCTCCACCTCACGCAGGCCCTGGTGGCCTCGGGCTTCCGTGACATGCCCAGGCTGTGGCTGGTGACGGAGGGGGTCCACGCGGTCAAGCCCGAGGAGCGTGCGATCCACGTCGAGCAGGCCCCGCTCTGGGGACTCGGACGGGTCCTCTCGCTGGAGCATTCCGAGCTCCGGTGCTGCAACGTGGATCTCGGAGCCCTCGACGAGGCCCAGGCGCGCGTGCTCGCCGACGAGCTGCTCTCGTCGACGCCGGAGGAACAGGTCGCGCTCCGGGGCCCGGCGAGGTTCGTGGCGCGGTTGTCGCGCATGGAGCGCGGCACGGCCCCACTGGCGGAGCTTCGCTCCGATGGCACCTACCTCATCACGGGAGGACTCGGTGGCCTGGGCCTGAAGCTCGCGGAGTGGTTGGTCGAGCGCGGCGCCCGCCACCTCGCCTTGCTGGGCCGGGGAGATCCATCCGCGGAGGCGCAGCGGACCCTCGATGCGCTGCGTGCGGCCGGTGCCGAGGTCCGGGTGTGCAAGGCCGACGTGGCGGCGCGGCCGGAGCTCGAGCGGGTTCTCTCGGAGCTGGCGGCTGGGATGCCTCCGCTCCGAGGTGTCTTCCACGCGGCGGCGGTCCTCGATGACGGCGTGATCGTGAACCTCACCTCCGAGCGCCTGCGCGCGGTGATGGCGCCCAAGGTCCATGGCGCGTGGAACCTGCATGAGCTGACGGCGGCGGCGCCGCTCGACTTCTTCGTGCTCTTCGCGGCGGCTGGCTCGCTCCTGGGCTCGCCGGGACAGGCCAACTACGCGGCGGCCAATGTCTTCCTCGACTCGCTGGCGTCCTACCGGCGGGGCCTCGGATTGCCCGCGTTGAGCATCGACTGGGGCTCCTGGGCCGGGGTGGGCCTGGCGGCCGCGGCGGCCCACCGCGGCGAGCGCATCGCCCAGCGTGGCGTGGACAGCATGCAGCCGGTGCAGGCCCTCGAGGCACTGGGCCGGGTGCTGGGGAGCCCCCACGCGCGTGTGGCGGTCATGCGCTTCGATCTGCGGCAGTGGCGCGAGTTCTACCTCACGGCGGCGCAGTCGCCGTTCCTGTCACGGATTGCTCGCGAGCAGGCCACCAGCGGGGAGCGCCCGGCGGAGCGGGGCGCTTTCATGGAGACGCTCCGGGCGGCGGAGCGGATGGAGCGGGCGCGGCTGCTCGAGGCCCACCTGTGCGAGCAGGTCGGCCACGTGCTCCGGCTGGCTCCCTCGCGGATCGATCTCCAGGAGCCGCTCGGCAACCTGGGGTTGGACTCCCTGATGAGCCTGGAGATCCGCAACCGGCTCGAGGCCAGCCTGGGGGAGCGGCTCCCGGCGACGCTGGTGTGGCGCTACCCGACCGTGGCGGCGCTCGTCGAGCACCTGGCCGAGCGGCTGCAACTTCCCATCGCGAACAAGGCCGAGCAGCCCCAGGACGAGGCGGCGGCGCTCGAGGCCGAGATCGTCAACAACGTCAAGCAGCTCTCGGACGAAGAGGCCGAGGCGCTCCTCGCGGAGAAGCTCGCCGCGCTGAATGAAGAGATCTGACATGGCAAACCGCAACGACGAGTCCAGCGAGCTGTCTCCCGCCAAGCGCATGCTGGTGGCGTTGGAGAAGATGCAGGCCCGGCTGAACGCCGTGGAGGGAGCCGCGAAGGAGCCCATCGCCATCGTGGGAATGGCGTGCCGCTTCCCCCAGGCGGAGAACGTGGAGGCCTTCTGGCGGTTGCTCCACGACGGTGTCGATGCCGTGCGGGAGATCCCGCTCGATCGCTGGCCGCAGGAGGAGGCCGCCGGCATCGGTGATGGGGCCATGCGATGGGGGGGTTACCTGGACGCGGTGGATGCCTTCGACCCGGGCTTCTTCGGGATCTCCCCCCGCGAGGCGGTGCGGATGGATCCCCAGCAGCGCCTGCTGCTCGAGGTGGCGTGGGAGGCGCTCGAGGATGCCGGCCTGGACGTGGACAAGCTCTCGGGCAGCCGCGGCGGCGTCTTCATCGGTGCCTGCAATGACGACTACCACTGCATGCAGGTGGATCGTCCGGAGACGGGAGACGCGTTCAGCGCCACGGGCATCGCCACGAGCGTCCTCTCCGGCCGGCTGTCCTATCTCTTCAACCTGCAGGGGCCGAGCCTGGTGGTGGACACGGCCTGCTCGTCCTCGCTCGTCGCGCTCCACCTGGCCTGCCAGAGCCTGAGGGCCCGCGAGTGCAACATGGCGCTCGCTGGCGGCGTGAACCTGATCCTCTCGCCGCAGTCCGTGCTGCTCGTGTCCAAGCTGCAGGCCCTGTCGCCCGATGGCCGCAGCAAGGCCTTCGATGCCTCCGCCAATGGCTTCACCCGCGGCGAAGGGTGTGGCGTCGTCATCCTCAAGCGGCTCTCCGATGCGCTCGCGGACGGTGATCACATCCTGGCGACGATCCGCGGCTCGGCGATCAACCAGGACGGCAAGTCGACGGGGCTGACCGCTCCCAACGTGCTCTCGCAGCAGGCGCTCATCCGTCAGGCCCTGGAGAACGCCGGGCTGAAGGCGGAGCAGGTGAGCTACGTGGAGGCGCACGGCACCGGCACCTCGCTCGGCGATCCGATCGAAGCGGAGGCGCTGCGCGAGACCTACGGCGTCCCGCGCCCGGACGGTGGGGTGTGCGGCATCGGCTCGGTGAAGACCAACGTGGGACACCTGGAGGCCGCCGCGGGCGTGGCGGGGCTCATGAAGGTCGTCCTCGCGATGCGCCACCAGCACATCCCGCCGCACCTGCACCTCAAGCAGCTCAACCCTCGCATCCAGCTCGAGGGCAGTGCGCTCACCATCCCCACCCGGCTCACGCCCTGGCAGGCCTCCGGGCAGCCGCGCCGCGCGGGTGTCAGCTCGTTCGGAATCAGTGGCACCAACGCCCATGTCATCCTCGAGGAGGCACCCCAGCCCGCGGTGAGGCCCTCGCTGCCGCTGCGCCCGGAGCTGCTGCCCCTGTCCGCGCGCAGCCGCGAAGCGCTCCAGGCCCTCGCGGAACGCTACGCGGAGCGCCTGGGCCGTGACGGGGGCGCGAGCCTCTCCGACGTCTGCTACACCGCGTCCGCTCATCGCACGCACCATCCCCACCGCCTCGCGGTGCTGGCGGACTCTCGCGAGCGCACCGCGGAGCGGCTGCGGGCGTTCGCGCGAGGAGAGCTGCCGGGTGACGCCTGGGCGGGCCGCAAGGCGTTCGGCGTGCGCCGGAAGATCGTCTTCGTCTACCCGGGGCAGGGCGCGCAGCGGGCCGGGATGGGCCGGGCGCTGATGGAGAGCGAGCCGGTGTTCCGCGACGCGCTCGTCAAGGTGGACCAGGTGTTGCGGCCCCATCTGGGCTGGAGCGTGCTCGACGAGATCGCCGTGGAGGAGTCGCGCTCGCGTCTGGGCGAGATCGACATCAACCAGCCGGTGCTCTTCGCGGTCGAGGTGGCCCTCACGGCCCTGTGGCGCTCGTGGGGAATCGAGCCCGATGCCGTGATGGGACACAGCATGGGCGAGGTGGTCGCGGCGCACGTGGCCGGGGCGCTGAGCCTCGAGGACGCCGCCTTCATCATCTGCCATCGCAGCAAGCTCATGCGCACCCTGGGGGGACGGGGTGCCACGATGGCCATGGTCGAGCTCTCGGTGGAGGAGGCCGAGGATGCCATCCGTCCCTGGAGCGGAAGGATCTGGCTCGGCGGCTTGAATGCTCCCCGCTCGCAGGTGTTGTCGGGAGAGCCGGAGGCGGTCAAGGAGGCGGTCGCGGCGCTCGAGCAGCGCGGTGTGTTCTGCCGCTGGGTGAAGATGGATGTGCCGTCACACACCCCGCTGGTGGAGGTGATCAGCCGGGAGCTGGAAGGACGGATCGCGCGCATCAAGCCCCGCCCGGCGGAGATTCCCCTCTGCTCCACCGTGACGGGGGAGTTCCTCGATGGGGCGAAGCTGGACGCCGCCCACTGGGGGAACAACCTCCGCCTCCCGGTGCGCTTCGCGGCGGCGGCGCAGCGGCTCCTCGCGGGTGAGTACGACACCTTCGTCGAGGTGAGCCCTCACCCCGTCCTGCTCCCTGCCGTCGAGCAGACGATGAACGCGGTGAGCAGGGAGGGGACGGTGCTCGCGTCCCTCCGGCGTGGAGAGGAAGAGCGGCACACGATGCTTGCCTCGCTCGGCGCCCTCTATGCCTCGGGCCACCGCGTCGCGTGGAACCGGGTGTATCCGGGCAAGGGCCAGCTCGTGCCGCTGCCCACGTATCCCTGGCAGCGTGAGCGCTTCTGGCTGGAGCCCGCCTCCCGGGGTGCGCGCTCGCTGCGGACCACCTCCGGACATCCGCTCGTCGGCGAGCGCATCGACCTGTCCGCGCAGGGGGATGTCGCGCGCCTCTGGCAGGTGCAACTGGGGCCGAAGCACGTCCCCCTGCTCGCGGAGCACCGCGTCCAGGGTGTGCCCGCGCTGCCCGCGGCGGCCATGGTCGACATGGCGCTGAGCGCGGCGAGGCAGGCGCTCGGGGGCCCGGCCTTCCTCGAGGATGTGAGCTTCAGCGCGCTCCTGTCGTTCCCCGAGGACGAGGAGCGGGTCCTTCAGCTGTGGCTCTCGACGGAGCGCCCGGGAGCGAGCGCGTTCCGGCTCTTCAGCGCACCGGTCGTGCGCGAGGGAACGTCCTCCGGGTTGACCTGGACGCTCCATGCCGAGGGCACCCTGCGGCACGGTGATGCGTCCGTCGTGGAGGACGCGGCTCCGGCCGGGCTCGAGGAGCTCCGCGCGCGCTGCGGCGAGCAGGCCTCTGTCGAGGCGCACTACCAGACCCTCCGGGAGATCGGTCTGGAGTACGGCCCGAGCTTCCGCGTGGTGCGGGAGCTGTATCGGGTGAAGGGAGAGGCGCTCGGCCGCGTGCGGCTCGACGACGAGCTGACGGCGGAGGTGGAGCGCTACGACCTGCACCCGGCGCTGCTCGACGGCTGCTTCCAGGTCCTGGCGGCGGCGCTCGAGGGACTCGATGGCGAGGGGGGCGTCTACGTGCCCGTGGCGCTCTCGCGGCTGCGGGTCCTGGCGCGTCCGGAGGCCGGGCTCTGGAGCCATGTCCGGATCGTCGATGGCGCCTC
Above is a window of Archangium lipolyticum DNA encoding:
- a CDS encoding type I polyketide synthase; this encodes MSKEFYEKIASLPPKRLMLLALELHSESEALKRTRSEPIAIVGTACRVPGGARTPDEFWRLLYEGVDAITEVPRDRWDAEALFDPDPSKPGRTYARWGGFIDGVDRFDAAFFGISPREASRMDPQQRLLLEVAWEALERAGQPPDQLSGSRTGVFLGIIGSDYAQLQARQLAGATDIYHVTGTSLNAAAGRLSYTLGLQGPCMSIDTACSSSLVALHIACQSLRNRECDMALSAGVNLMLTPDATIALSSSRGLAPDGRCKTFDASANGFVRSEGCVVLVLKRLSDALAQGDEILSLIVGSAVNQDGASSGLMVPNGPAQERVIEQALASGGLNPSRISFVEAHGTGTSLGDPIELQALARVLGAGRSAEAPLVVGSVKTNVGHLEATAGLTGVLKTALALRHEAIPPNLHFKRLNPDIVLEGVPVAIPTEPRAWPRGEQPRLAGVSAFGISGTNAHVILQEPPVQAPQPPLPARGAELLVLSARGPEALRAMAGSYARWFAEHPDVALREACATAALSRTHHDHRLALVGRTHAGLVETLEAFSRGEPVPGATIGRKSGSARRRVVFVFPGQGSQWLGMGRKLLVEEPAFRTALERCDEAIRTCAGFSVLEQLAADEGRGRLHEIDVIQPVLFAMEVALAELWRSWGIEPDAVVGHSMGEVAAAHVAGTLSLEDAARVICRRSRLLRGVSGQGSMLLVDLTMEEAKQALRGFEARVSVAVSNSVRSTVLSGEPAALEEISGHLKQRDVFCRFVKVDVASHSPQMDPLRPELLAALQGIAPRAARVPICSTVTGAMTDGAAFDASYWVDNLREPVLFSKAIERLAVEGHDIFIELSPHPILLPAVEQHLRHLGREGAVLPSLRREEDERGSMLSSLGALYALGHEVDLQRQHPVRGRRVALPTYPWQGERFWVEAPARARRAREAGHHPLLGTHLVLAGQEGSHLWQTELSADSPAYLEDHCVHGEVVLPGAAYLEMALAGAAEALGPASRALEDVIFQEMMVLPREEALAVQMSFAPDETGAPRFRVFSRPAEARGAWTLHAEGRIRECAGAETFALEEARGRCTERMDGETHYQFMQERGVDFGPSFRVLKELWKAPGEAIARLELPSPVASEMGVHQLHPALLDACFQVINGAGLGERRGETFVPMAVESLRVHGRPGRALWGHALVRSGTSSGAGTVEADVTLLDGDGRVLMEARGLMCRRLDAVRRRSADEIDRWMYLVDWQEEPRVEAAPSTESAQGAWLVLADRQGFGRTLQAVLRERGGSCVLVSHGETSRLVEPGHYVVDPSRTEGFTRILEAEFGPGKPACRGVVHLFSLDAPRPEEGPEALERARSLGVGSALHLTQALVASGFRDMPRLWLVTEGVHAVKPEERAIHVEQAPLWGLGRVLSLEHSELRCCNVDLGALDEAQARVLADELLSSTPEEQVALRGPARFVARLSRMERGTAPLAELRSDGTYLITGGLGGLGLKLAEWLVERGARHLALLGRGDPSAEAQRTLDALRAAGAEVRVCKADVAARPELERVLSELAAGMPPLRGVFHAAAVLDDGVIVNLTSERLRAVMAPKVHGAWNLHELTAAAPLDFFVLFAAAGSLLGSPGQANYAAANVFLDSLASYRRGLGLPALSIDWGSWAGVGLAAAAAHRGERIAQRGVDSMQPVQALEALGRVLGSPHARVAVMRFDLRQWREFYLTAAQSPFLSRIAREQATSGERPAERGAFMETLRAAERMERARLLEAHLCEQVGHVLRLAPSRIDLQEPLGNLGLDSLMSLEIRNRLEASLGERLPATLVWRYPTVAALVEHLAERLQLPIANKAEQPQDEAAALEAEIVNNVKQLSDEEAEALLAEKLAALNEEI